ATCTTTCAGTCTGGGTGTGATCTCCCCAATATAAGTTATCCCGATCACTATCTTCTCAAGCCTCTCCAACTCCTTCCTGACAGCTTGACAAGTCAGTCCTAAGTCTCCACATATACTCAGGTGCTTCTCACTCAAGGATTGTAGCTCTTTCGTGACCGCAAGCTCGTCTCCTAACGCAGCTAGCTCACCTATCTTGAGTAGATGGTCAGTGACCCCCTTAATGGCGGAGATTACAGCTACTACCCTCTCCTCCTCCAGCGAACCCTTCAGATAATCCGCTATGGATCGGAGATCCCCAGCCCCCTCAAGTATGGACCCTCCGAACTTCATTATGAGCAAGGCTCGACACCTCCCAGGTACATCTTCAGTTCCACCAGATCCCTCATCAGGGCAGCGGCGGTTTCCCTCCCGCCCGCTCCCTTGCCTATCAAGGTGTGCCTCCCGGATATCTCTGCGATGAAAGAGACGGCATTTAGGGCACCTGGAACCACCAGCGGATCCCTCCTATCGATCTCCTCCGGTTGGACCCTGAGGCCAGATTCATCGGCTGTGGCTATCAACCTGACGGTCTTTCCTCTGGAGAGCATATCCTCCGTTATCTCCACATCCCTGATGCCACGGACGGACACATCCTTCAACGTCACGCCTAGATCCATGGCCCAGTTCGAGAGTATAACTAGTTTGGCGGCGGAATCCCACCCATCCACATCGTTACTCGGATCTGCCTCGGCGTATCCCTTCTCTTGAGCCTCTCTCAGCGCCTCTCGGAACGATATTCCGTCCTCCATCCGGTTGAGTATGTAGTTCGTGGTTCCGTTGATCACTCCCCTTATCGATACTATCTTCTCACCGGACAGGCACTTCCCAACGAATCTGAGGAAGGGCGTACCTCCCCCAACCGTCCCGCTGAAGAGAAGTCTGAGACCCTTGTGTTGAAACATCTCCACTAGTGCGGGCATTTCTAGGGCTAGAGGGCCCTTGTTTGCTGTTATAACGTGTTTATCGGTCTGCAGTGCCGCCCTGAGGTGTGAGATCCCTGGTTCTCCTGTCCTGAAGTTGGATGGTGTGACATCGATGACGACCTCCGCTTCCACCTCCCTCACCAAGTCCATACCTCGAACCTCATAGGGAAAGCCGTGCAGAGTTCCTTTGGACCTCTTATGATTCAAGAGCCTCCGCACATCCAACCCCCTAGGATTGTATACCATCGACTTGGAGTCCGCCGCTGCCACCACCATAGGATGGAGGCCGTATTTCCGGTAGAGATCCGCCTTTTCAAGCTCAAGCAGCTCTAAGAATGCTTGTCCCACGACTCCCATACCCATCAGGATTATACGCATCTCTTCCACACGAGGAAGCATACAAAAAGTTTGACTGTATATAGGCCTTTGTCCATGAGGACGCTTAGGAACCGTGACGACCATTCCACTGGGGAAAAAGAGATATATGTGTCATGTGGGGTATGGTTCGGGTGATGCTTTGCTCTCTGGAATGGCGGGCTTGACCCTTAAGCTAATGCAGTTCGGGCCGATAGGGTGGACTGAGCTCCTGATAATAATAGTGATCGCTCTACTTCTCTTCGGGCCCAGAAGGCTCCCGGAGCTGGCTAGATCCATGGGAGAGGCCATAAACGAATTCAGGAAGGCCAGCAGCGGAGTGACCTCCAAGGAGGAGAAGGAGGAGAAGACCAAGAAGAGCAGCAGTGAGATCAGAGAGCTTGCCTTGAGCCTAGGGATAGAAGTAGCTGGCAAGACTGACGAGGAGCTAATGGAGGAGATAAAGGCCCTAGCAGCTAAGAAGAAGGGGTCGGAGGAGTAACCCCTCATCCACCTTTTCGCTGCATTTCTCAACTTTCAGCTTTTCCTGTGCATTTTCTTGGCCAGTAGATAGGAGAGCACGTATAGCGCTAGGAACGGGATAGCCAGCGCTATCATGGAGACTGGGGTGGGATCTGGAGTTATTACGGCGGTCACAACCATTATCACGAACACCACGTACCTCCAGTTCTTCTTCAGGGTGTCTGGGGTTATTATGTCCAAGTAAGATGCCAAGGCGACCACTAGAGGGAAGGTAAACGATAGCCCGGTAGTGAGCATCCCCACTATGGCGAATGAGTAGAATTCCTTGACGGAGAATATGAGCTTAACCCCGCCCAAGAGGTAAAGCCAAGAGAGGAAGAAGAACGTCAATGGGAGGATGACGAAATACGCGTACACGACACCCAAAGCGAACAGCAGGAAGAAGAGGAGTGAAAACGGAACGAGCACCTTCTTTTCTCTCTCTTCGAGGGCCGGCTCCAAGTACTCGTATATCTGCTTAGCCACGTAAGGAGATGCCATAACTAAACCCATCAGGAGGGAGAGCTGGAGAATTACCTCTATGGAATCAAGCCAGCTATGGGCTATGAGTTCAACAGGAAGCTCCTTTATACCGAAAAAGGAGGCTATAGGCTCCACTACTGGGTTATGGACGTTGGTGAGATCCTCCTGCATTTTCTTCATTACGTAGAACACTAGAGGAGTGTACCCATCCCACTTCCACTCCACCAGCTGAGAGGGGATAACGACTACGATACCCGAGGTTACTATGAGGGCTATTAACACCCTCCTCAATCTCTCAAGCAGCTCGATGATGTGTTCCTGCAGCGGCGCCTCCTTATCCTCCGCCAAAGTGCATCCTCCCGGATGTGGGCGAAAGCTAATTTATAGATTACACACCCTTCCCCCCGATGACCCGCATCTTCAAGAGGCTAACTCCCGTGGGGCAGGCGCTTGCTACCTATCTAAACTACCTTCACCCAACCTCACCCGAGGAGGTCGCTCTGAATGAGGCAGGGAATCGGGTTCTAGCAGAAGATGTGATCTCTCCCATTGACATTCCCCCCTTCCATAGGGCCGCTTTCGATGGATACGCGGTCAGATCATCCGACACTTTCGGCGCGACGGCATCCAATCCGGTTGTGCTGAAGGTTGTTGGGAGGCTCGGGCCCGGAGACGAGTCGGAAGTGAGTATAAGAGAGGGAGAGGCAGTGGAAATAGCCACTGGCTCGTACCTACCTAATGGGGCTGATGCCGTAGTACCGCTTGAGTTCTCGAAGGGATCGGGGGATCATGTCGAGATAATAAGGCAGGTTCCCCCCGGTGCGAACGTCGACAGGAAGGGCAGCGATGTGTCGAGGGGAGATACCGTTCTGAGGAGGGGCACGGTCATAGGTCCGTTCGAGATGCTCCTCTTGGCCTCCCTGAACATTACCGAAGTGAGGGTGTTCAAGAAGCCCACGGTCTCGATAATCAGTACGGGAAGCGAGCTTGTGGAGCTTGGATCCCCTCTCGGTAAGGGTAGAATAGTCAACTCCAACAGGTATGCCCTAGAGTCTATGATCTCGGATCTAGCCGTTCCTCGATACTTGGGTATAGCTAAGGACGATGAAGGGGAGCTAAGGGAAATGGTAGAGAGGGGAATGGATGGAGATCTAATAGTCACGATAGCCGGTACAAGCGTCGGAGAGAGGGATCTAGTCCCCA
This DNA window, taken from Thermoproteota archaeon, encodes the following:
- a CDS encoding homoserine dehydrogenase encodes the protein MRIILMGMGVVGQAFLELLELEKADLYRKYGLHPMVVAAADSKSMVYNPRGLDVRRLLNHKRSKGTLHGFPYEVRGMDLVREVEAEVVIDVTPSNFRTGEPGISHLRAALQTDKHVITANKGPLALEMPALVEMFQHKGLRLLFSGTVGGGTPFLRFVGKCLSGEKIVSIRGVINGTTNYILNRMEDGISFREALREAQEKGYAEADPSNDVDGWDSAAKLVILSNWAMDLGVTLKDVSVRGIRDVEITEDMLSRGKTVRLIATADESGLRVQPEEIDRRDPLVVPGALNAVSFIAEISGRHTLIGKGAGGRETAAALMRDLVELKMYLGGVEPCS
- a CDS encoding twin-arginine translocase TatA/TatE family subunit; translation: MLSGMAGLTLKLMQFGPIGWTELLIIIVIALLLFGPRRLPELARSMGEAINEFRKASSGVTSKEEKEEKTKKSSSEIRELALSLGIEVAGKTDEELMEEIKALAAKKKGSEE
- a CDS encoding twin-arginine translocase subunit TatC; this translates as MAEDKEAPLQEHIIELLERLRRVLIALIVTSGIVVVIPSQLVEWKWDGYTPLVFYVMKKMQEDLTNVHNPVVEPIASFFGIKELPVELIAHSWLDSIEVILQLSLLMGLVMASPYVAKQIYEYLEPALEEREKKVLVPFSLLFFLLFALGVVYAYFVILPLTFFFLSWLYLLGGVKLIFSVKEFYSFAIVGMLTTGLSFTFPLVVALASYLDIITPDTLKKNWRYVVFVIMVVTAVITPDPTPVSMIALAIPFLALYVLSYLLAKKMHRKS
- a CDS encoding molybdopterin molybdotransferase MoeA, with amino-acid sequence MTRIFKRLTPVGQALATYLNYLHPTSPEEVALNEAGNRVLAEDVISPIDIPPFHRAAFDGYAVRSSDTFGATASNPVVLKVVGRLGPGDESEVSIREGEAVEIATGSYLPNGADAVVPLEFSKGSGDHVEIIRQVPPGANVDRKGSDVSRGDTVLRRGTVIGPFEMLLLASLNITEVRVFKKPTVSIISTGSELVELGSPLGKGRIVNSNRYALESMISDLAVPRYLGIAKDDEGELREMVERGMDGDLIVTIAGTSVGERDLVPKIVGSLGGEIVFHGLSIMPGKPTLLAMIDGTPLVGLPGSPVAAMVAAMEVLLPVLARLSGVEGVLQWPRVRARLDRRIASRPGVRHYVRVKLRRESDALLATPVRVGGSGIISSLTQADGFVVVPEDVEGYEAGSEVDVLVYRRWLKL